A part of Deltaproteobacteria bacterium genomic DNA contains:
- a CDS encoding DUF924 domain-containing protein, producing the protein MDIGPDDVLAWWFDAGDDPQKRWFVRSDAVDAEIRDRFGDVWEKAAGGELDSWADTPRGRLALIVVLDQLSRNLHRDSPVAYRQDARARALAEDAIARGWDAQLAPFERAFLYMPLMHAEDLAAQELSVAKFEALAAEQPADRRAPFESFADYARKHRDVIARFGRFPHRNAELGRDTTDAERAFLATGRGF; encoded by the coding sequence ATGGACATCGGCCCCGACGACGTGTTGGCGTGGTGGTTCGACGCGGGCGACGACCCGCAAAAACGCTGGTTCGTCCGCTCGGACGCGGTGGACGCGGAGATCCGCGACCGCTTCGGCGACGTGTGGGAGAAAGCGGCCGGCGGCGAGCTGGACTCGTGGGCCGACACGCCGCGCGGCCGGCTCGCGCTGATCGTGGTGCTCGACCAGTTGTCCCGCAACCTGCACCGCGACTCGCCCGTCGCGTACCGCCAGGACGCGCGCGCGCGCGCGCTGGCCGAGGACGCCATCGCGCGCGGATGGGACGCACAGCTGGCCCCGTTCGAGCGCGCGTTCTTGTACATGCCACTGATGCACGCCGAAGACCTCGCGGCGCAAGAGTTGTCGGTCGCGAAGTTCGAGGCGCTGGCCGCCGAGCAGCCGGCCGATCGGCGCGCACCGTTCGAGTCGTTCGCCGACTACGCGCGCAAGCACCGCGACGTGATCGCGCGCTTCGGCCGGTTCCCGCACCGCAACGCCGAACTCGGCCGCGACACGACCGACGCCGAGCGCGCATTCCTCGCCACCGGGCGCGGGTTCTGA